A single genomic interval of Candidatus Bipolaricaulis anaerobius harbors:
- the uvrB gene encoding excinuclease ABC subunit UvrB, with amino-acid sequence MAKVTTGERFQLKTKLKPQGDQPQAIAALTAGLRAGHRYQTLLGATGTGKTFTIAHVIQNIQRPTLVIAHNKTLTAQLYGEFRELFPDNAVHYFVSYYDYYQPEAYIPQTDTYIEKDAQINEEIDRLRHAATASLLSRRDVIVVASVSCIYGLGSPQDYAALSVTLEVGREYELDEVLRQLVMLQYRRNELAFERATFRLRGDILEVIPASEEVGYRIEWFGDQVERISTVDPLTGNALSERTRATIAPATHYVTPDERLKQALAGIEAELDERLKELRAAGKLLEAQRIEQRTLFDLEMMREMGYCPGIENYSRHLDGRAPGEPPWTLLDYFPPDFLTVIDESHQTVPQINGMFHGDRSRKGTLVEYGFRLPSALDNRPLTFGEFEERVGQVIFMSATPADYERRVSAKIVEQIVRPTGLVDPEIEVHPVQGQVDHLLAELRAVTERGERALVTTLTKRMAEDLTDYLVELGVRARYLHSEIETLDRVDILRDLRLGKFDVLVGINLLREGLDLPEVSLVAILDADKEGFLRSATSLIQTIGRAARNVRGKVILYAGEITDAIRQAVEETNRRREIQLAYNRRHGITPRTIEKEVRDIVAEFSGRRAEPIEIPKEPANLPRAEIAELVRALEKEMRAAAERLEFELAAAYRDKLRELRRLL; translated from the coding sequence ATGGCGAAGGTCACGACCGGGGAGCGGTTCCAGCTCAAGACGAAGCTCAAACCCCAGGGCGATCAGCCCCAGGCGATCGCCGCGCTCACGGCGGGGCTGCGGGCAGGGCATCGCTACCAGACCCTCCTCGGGGCCACCGGCACGGGGAAGACCTTCACCATCGCCCACGTCATCCAGAACATCCAGCGCCCGACCCTCGTCATCGCCCACAACAAGACCCTCACCGCTCAGCTGTACGGCGAGTTCCGGGAGCTCTTCCCCGATAACGCGGTCCACTACTTCGTCTCCTACTACGACTACTACCAGCCGGAGGCGTACATCCCCCAGACCGACACCTACATCGAGAAGGACGCCCAGATCAACGAAGAGATCGATCGCCTCCGCCACGCTGCCACGGCGTCGCTCCTCTCCCGGCGGGACGTGATCGTCGTGGCGTCGGTGTCGTGCATCTACGGCCTTGGCTCGCCCCAGGACTACGCGGCCCTGTCCGTGACGCTCGAGGTGGGGCGCGAGTACGAGCTCGACGAGGTCCTCCGCCAGCTCGTCATGCTCCAGTACCGGCGGAACGAGCTCGCGTTCGAGCGGGCGACGTTCCGGCTGCGGGGGGACATCCTGGAGGTCATCCCTGCTTCGGAGGAAGTGGGGTACCGGATCGAGTGGTTCGGGGACCAGGTGGAGCGGATTTCAACCGTGGATCCGCTGACGGGAAATGCACTTAGCGAACGGACGCGCGCCACGATTGCCCCTGCCACGCACTACGTGACGCCGGACGAGCGCCTGAAGCAAGCCTTGGCGGGGATCGAGGCCGAGCTCGACGAGCGGCTGAAGGAGCTCCGCGCGGCGGGGAAGCTCCTCGAGGCGCAACGGATCGAGCAGCGAACCCTGTTCGATCTGGAGATGATGCGGGAGATGGGGTACTGCCCAGGGATCGAGAACTACTCCCGCCACCTCGATGGCCGCGCGCCCGGTGAACCGCCATGGACGCTCCTCGACTACTTTCCCCCGGACTTCCTCACCGTGATCGACGAGTCCCATCAGACGGTGCCTCAGATCAACGGCATGTTCCACGGCGACCGATCGCGCAAGGGGACGCTCGTTGAGTACGGGTTCCGCCTCCCCTCCGCCCTCGACAACCGCCCGCTGACGTTTGGGGAGTTTGAGGAACGGGTGGGGCAGGTCATCTTCATGTCCGCGACCCCGGCCGACTACGAGCGGCGGGTCTCCGCGAAGATCGTCGAGCAGATCGTGCGGCCGACGGGCCTGGTGGATCCCGAGATCGAGGTCCACCCGGTCCAGGGGCAGGTGGACCACCTCCTCGCCGAACTGCGGGCGGTCACCGAACGGGGGGAACGGGCCCTCGTCACGACCCTCACCAAACGGATGGCAGAGGATCTCACCGACTACCTCGTCGAGCTCGGGGTGCGGGCCCGCTACCTCCACTCCGAGATCGAGACCCTGGATCGGGTGGACATCCTCCGCGATCTGCGGCTCGGGAAGTTCGACGTCTTGGTCGGGATCAACCTCCTGCGGGAGGGGCTCGATCTCCCCGAGGTGTCGCTGGTGGCGATCCTCGATGCCGACAAGGAGGGGTTCCTCCGCTCGGCGACCTCCCTCATCCAGACGATCGGCCGCGCGGCGCGGAACGTGCGGGGCAAGGTCATCCTCTACGCGGGCGAGATCACCGACGCGATTCGCCAGGCGGTCGAGGAGACGAACCGGAGGCGAGAGATCCAGCTCGCCTACAACCGGCGGCATGGGATCACGCCCCGCACGATCGAGAAGGAAGTGCGGGACATCGTCGCCGAGTTCTCGGGCCGCCGCGCGGAGCCGATCGAGATCCCCAAGGAGCCGGCCAACCTCCCCCGCGCGGAGATCGCTGAGCTCGTGCGGGCGCTTGAAAAAGAGATGAGAGCCGCCGCGGAGCGGCTGGAGTTCGAGCTCGCCGCCGCCTACCGCGACAAGCTCCGCGAGCTGCGACGCCTCCTCTAG
- a CDS encoding radical SAM protein, producing MLHPFFNLRCSDCYAEAHPRPGSRRGPRTLGRPARRPLRRPPPPLQERRDDVLDLVARHRRFLYLLFTNGTLITLDVAQRLGKLGNLTPAISVEGGEEITDRRRGNGRFRGIQQAMTYLRAHGVPFGISLTVTWDNVGEVLSDPFLDLFFEEEGAFYGILLRYLPIGRRPDLNRMLTPAQPVELWR from the coding sequence ATTCTACATCCTTTCTTCAACCTTCGCTGCTCGGACTGCTACGCCGAGGCCCATCCTCGACCGGGTTCTCGCCGAGGGCCGAGAACGCTGGGACGCCCGGCTCGTCGTCCTCTCCGGCGGCCCCCCCCTCCTCTACAAGAGCGACGGGACGACGTTCTCGACCTTGTCGCCCGCCACCGAAGGTTCCTCTACCTCCTATTCACGAACGGCACCCTCATCACCCTTGACGTCGCGCAGAGGCTCGGGAAGCTCGGAAATCTGACCCCTGCTATCTCCGTCGAGGGGGGTGAAGAGATCACGGACCGTCGGCGGGGGAACGGGAGGTTCCGCGGCATCCAGCAAGCAATGACGTATCTCCGAGCACACGGGGTTCCGTTCGGGATCTCCCTCACCGTGACCTGGGACAACGTGGGGGAGGTCCTGTCCGATCCGTTCCTCGACCTCTTCTTCGAGGAGGAGGGTGCGTTCTACGGGATCCTGCTTCGCTACCTGCCCATCGGGCGGAGGCCTGACCTGAACCGGATGCTCACCCCCGCACAGCCGGTCGAGCTGTGGCGGTGA
- a CDS encoding HVO_2922 family protein: MAATFELYKDKSDKWRWRLRHSNTNVIASSGESYSSKEAAMNGIESVKENAKGAPIKEVKE, from the coding sequence ATGGCTGCGACGTTCGAGCTCTACAAGGACAAGAGCGACAAATGGCGGTGGCGACTCCGGCACTCCAACACCAACGTGATCGCGTCCTCGGGGGAGTCCTACTCCTCGAAGGAAGCCGCGATGAACGGTATCGAGTCGGTGAAGGAGAACGCGAAGGGGGCTCCGATCAAGGAAGTGAAGGAGTAG
- a CDS encoding DUF2780 domain-containing protein: protein MELIKMITSQLGVTEEQAKGGAGLLLSLAKGKLGEQDFAKIAKTVPGADDLLSKIPSGGIGGMLGGLAKKVTGGGGLADLASLAGGFKKLGLESDMVGKFVPIVVSFVQSRGGDAVKGLLEKALK from the coding sequence GTGGAACTCATCAAGATGATCACGAGCCAACTGGGGGTCACCGAGGAACAGGCCAAGGGAGGAGCCGGTCTTCTCCTCTCGCTTGCCAAAGGGAAGCTGGGAGAGCAAGACTTTGCCAAGATCGCGAAGACGGTCCCCGGGGCCGATGACCTCCTCTCCAAAATCCCCTCAGGAGGCATTGGCGGGATGCTCGGGGGGCTCGCGAAGAAGGTCACCGGGGGCGGCGGGCTAGCTGATCTGGCAAGCCTTGCCGGGGGGTTCAAGAAGCTGGGGCTCGAGAGCGACATGGTAGGGAAGTTCGTCCCGATCGTCGTGTCTTTCGTGCAATCGAGGGGGGGAGATGCCGTCAAGGGCCTTCTAGAGAAGGCACTGAAGTAG
- a CDS encoding M42 family metallopeptidase, translated as MDKGKVAFLERFLATISPSGFEAEAAAVWREEAGKFAERTWVDLHGNAFASVNESAAPRVMLAGHMDEIGLMVSHVTDSGYLYARPIGGWDGQILPGQRVWVQTKTGRVLGVIGRKPIHLLDEEDRKKVVKVEDLWIDIGAESKADALKKVEIGDPIVLAHNPDRLSDDLLVARGVDDRIGAFVVLEALRQLKALKPKAAVFAVATVQEEIGLRGARTSAYGLDPTVGIAVDVCHTTDTPGTEGEKKRLGEIMLGKGPVIARGPNINPKLFDLVVATAKKAKIPYQVEPAPAGTGTDANAIQLNRAGVATALVSIPNRYMHSPCEVVSLTDVANAAKLIAHVVAGLTATTDLVPGEKRAHPARPRGTAGRKPG; from the coding sequence ATGGACAAGGGTAAGGTTGCGTTCCTGGAAAGGTTTCTCGCGACGATCAGCCCGTCGGGGTTCGAGGCCGAGGCGGCAGCGGTATGGCGGGAGGAAGCGGGCAAGTTCGCGGAGCGGACGTGGGTGGACCTTCACGGGAACGCGTTCGCGTCCGTCAACGAATCCGCTGCCCCGCGGGTGATGCTCGCCGGGCACATGGACGAGATCGGGCTCATGGTGTCCCACGTGACGGACTCGGGCTACCTCTATGCCCGCCCGATCGGGGGCTGGGACGGCCAAATCCTCCCCGGCCAGCGGGTATGGGTGCAGACGAAGACGGGCCGCGTCCTCGGGGTAATCGGCCGCAAGCCAATCCATCTCCTCGACGAGGAGGACCGCAAGAAGGTGGTCAAGGTCGAGGATTTGTGGATCGACATCGGTGCCGAATCGAAGGCCGACGCCCTGAAGAAGGTGGAGATCGGGGACCCGATCGTCCTCGCCCACAATCCGGACCGGCTGTCCGACGACCTCCTCGTCGCCCGCGGCGTGGATGACCGGATCGGGGCGTTCGTCGTCCTCGAGGCGCTGCGCCAGCTCAAGGCCCTCAAGCCGAAGGCGGCCGTGTTCGCGGTGGCCACCGTCCAGGAGGAGATCGGCCTCCGCGGGGCGCGGACGAGCGCCTATGGCCTCGATCCGACGGTGGGGATCGCCGTGGACGTGTGCCACACCACCGACACCCCCGGCACAGAGGGGGAGAAGAAAAGGCTCGGCGAGATCATGCTCGGCAAGGGCCCTGTGATCGCCCGGGGGCCGAACATCAACCCCAAGCTGTTCGACCTCGTTGTGGCGACGGCCAAAAAGGCGAAGATCCCGTACCAAGTGGAGCCAGCGCCCGCCGGGACCGGGACGGACGCCAACGCGATCCAGCTCAACCGGGCCGGGGTGGCCACCGCCCTCGTCTCGATCCCCAACCGGTACATGCACTCCCCGTGCGAGGTCGTGTCCCTGACAGATGTCGCGAACGCGGCGAAACTCATCGCCCACGTCGTGGCGGGGCTGACCGCGACCACGGATCTCGTGCCGGGGGAAAAAAGAGCTCACCCGGCCCGACCTCGGGGCACCGCCGGACGAAAGCCGGGGTAG
- a CDS encoding extracellular solute-binding protein, which yields MKRVAWIAVALLAMGAVAMAANPVKITFWTHEDPNRTPLEEEYIRRFEALYPHVTIERVTYPSAKIAEVLLTAFAAGQGPDMFNLEINDAYPYLVMGRVAPLRPEWVGYADVDTILGAYLEGTLDPVYRDGQLYGLPLELTIWSVFVNKKYFREVGLDPDTDYPRTWEQMMEVSEKLVIREGEIIKRRGFDFRYGYYLEWLLPMVEQLGGSFLSPDGQTAIINDEAWLQVLRYLQQWGPLGKNLGSPTYKAARSLFNFDRNEVTMCLSGFYQIARIRNDNPAFYESGEWMVIPFPVFENAVQDIAAHYYGHYYMVNAQSSRETQEWTWRFIAYMLSNPEEYLTKAGLIQPRNDLLASDVYAAQPFGDVFAADMARSSMVQLHVANPEFKQLLDDAVKAVMLQGVTPEDALATLRRKANEVLAEYK from the coding sequence ATGAAACGGGTGGCTTGGATTGCGGTAGCTCTCTTGGCGATGGGCGCGGTGGCCATGGCGGCCAATCCGGTCAAGATCACGTTCTGGACACATGAAGACCCCAACCGGACGCCGCTTGAGGAGGAGTACATCCGACGGTTCGAGGCGCTCTACCCCCACGTGACGATCGAGCGGGTGACCTACCCGTCGGCGAAGATCGCGGAGGTGCTGTTGACGGCGTTCGCGGCGGGCCAGGGACCGGACATGTTCAACCTCGAGATCAACGACGCGTATCCCTACCTCGTCATGGGCCGGGTCGCGCCGCTGCGGCCGGAGTGGGTGGGCTACGCGGACGTGGACACGATCCTCGGGGCGTACCTCGAGGGGACCCTCGATCCCGTCTATCGGGACGGCCAACTGTACGGCTTGCCGCTTGAGCTGACGATCTGGTCAGTGTTTGTGAACAAGAAGTACTTCCGGGAGGTCGGCCTCGACCCGGACACGGACTACCCGCGGACCTGGGAGCAGATGATGGAGGTCTCGGAGAAGCTCGTCATCCGCGAGGGCGAGATCATCAAGCGCCGGGGGTTCGACTTCCGCTACGGGTATTACCTTGAATGGCTGTTGCCAATGGTCGAGCAGCTCGGCGGGTCGTTCCTCAGCCCGGACGGGCAGACAGCAATCATCAATGACGAGGCGTGGCTCCAGGTGCTGCGGTACCTCCAGCAGTGGGGCCCGCTTGGGAAGAACCTCGGTTCCCCCACCTACAAGGCGGCCCGCTCGCTCTTCAACTTTGACCGGAACGAAGTGACGATGTGTTTGAGCGGCTTCTACCAGATCGCCCGGATCAGGAACGACAACCCGGCGTTCTACGAGAGCGGCGAGTGGATGGTCATTCCGTTCCCCGTGTTTGAGAACGCGGTCCAGGACATAGCTGCCCACTACTACGGGCACTACTACATGGTGAACGCGCAGAGCTCACGTGAGACCCAGGAGTGGACATGGCGGTTCATCGCCTACATGCTCTCGAACCCGGAGGAGTACCTCACCAAGGCCGGCCTGATCCAGCCTCGGAACGACCTCCTTGCCTCCGATGTGTACGCAGCGCAGCCGTTCGGCGACGTGTTCGCGGCGGACATGGCCCGCTCGTCGATGGTGCAGTTGCACGTGGCCAACCCGGAGTTCAAGCAGCTCCTGGATGACGCCGTGAAGGCAGTGATGCTGCAGGGCGTGACCCCGGAGGATGCCTTGGCCACGCTGCGGCGGAAGGCGAACGAGGTCCTCGCGGAGTACAAGTAG
- a CDS encoding carbohydrate ABC transporter permease yields MRKNGHTRGICERRGRWGWAFVVPSLVFFGLFSIYPVLNALYLSFFQKHLLSTAPPKFIGFGNYLYLFHSPTFWNSLRATAIFTGGAFSLLVGLSLILAVFITSRRKLQRFLQLAFFSPAVVSTVVAAAIWLLIFDPRGIANQLVNALAGTPGVDHNWLAAPAMLQLSTILVYVWKYVGYFTIIFITGIGSIPRSLFEAARVDGASVWQTFWKITFPLLKPTTLLVSVMAMIQCLRTFSTQYFFSQAGSPRSPIDVITLNVYHTAIRNFQIGRASALSLILFAIMLLLSWLQFRLARSEEVSYL; encoded by the coding sequence TTGCGGAAAAACGGGCACACGCGGGGGATCTGTGAGCGCCGCGGCCGCTGGGGCTGGGCGTTCGTCGTGCCGAGCTTGGTCTTCTTCGGGTTGTTCAGCATCTATCCGGTCCTGAACGCCCTCTACCTCAGCTTCTTCCAGAAACATCTCCTCTCCACCGCGCCGCCGAAGTTCATCGGCTTCGGGAACTACCTGTACCTCTTTCACTCGCCGACGTTCTGGAACTCGCTTCGGGCGACCGCCATCTTCACTGGGGGGGCGTTCTCGCTCCTCGTCGGGTTGAGCCTCATCCTCGCTGTGTTCATCACCTCGCGGAGGAAGCTCCAGCGGTTCCTCCAGCTCGCGTTCTTCTCCCCAGCGGTGGTGTCCACGGTCGTGGCGGCCGCGATCTGGCTCCTCATCTTCGACCCGCGGGGGATTGCTAACCAGCTCGTGAACGCGCTCGCAGGGACGCCGGGCGTAGACCATAACTGGCTCGCGGCGCCGGCGATGCTCCAGCTTTCGACGATCCTTGTCTACGTGTGGAAGTACGTCGGGTACTTCACGATCATCTTCATCACTGGCATCGGAAGCATCCCGCGGTCGCTCTTCGAGGCGGCGCGGGTGGATGGGGCGAGCGTGTGGCAGACGTTCTGGAAGATCACGTTCCCCCTCCTCAAACCGACCACGCTCCTCGTCTCGGTCATGGCGATGATCCAGTGCTTGAGGACGTTCAGCACGCAGTATTTCTTTTCCCAGGCCGGATCACCGCGGTCACCGATCGATGTGATCACGCTGAACGTGTACCACACCGCGATCCGGAACTTCCAGATCGGCCGGGCGAGCGCGTTGAGTTTGATCCTGTTCGCGATCATGTTGCTCTTGAGCTGGCTCCAGTTCCGTCTGGCGCGTTCGGAGGAGGTGAGCTACCTGTGA
- a CDS encoding carbohydrate ABC transporter permease: protein MLVYVLGPLVFMATASLMPASEVTRIPYRWIPNTFYWQNFWQAIRGNDGRFYFVRNMVNSLFVATAITLTTVVLSTVTGYGLAKFTFRGRKAIMLLIVATMMIPFQVIMIPLYIITTNMGMQNSYAGLIVPFLVNAFGVFLMRQHLLTFPDEILDAARIDGASEVQILWRVVFPSSWPAIATLAVLTFRTQWDNLMWPLLIAQSREMQTIPLYITLFAEEKFTDEGAMMATAVLASLPMVVLFLGLSRYFVGGARLFSAQKG, encoded by the coding sequence ATGCTCGTCTACGTTCTAGGTCCCCTCGTATTTATGGCCACCGCTTCGCTCATGCCGGCGAGCGAGGTGACGCGCATCCCGTACCGGTGGATCCCCAACACGTTCTACTGGCAGAACTTCTGGCAGGCGATCCGGGGGAACGATGGGCGGTTCTACTTCGTGCGGAACATGGTGAACTCCCTCTTCGTCGCCACCGCGATCACGCTGACCACGGTCGTCCTGTCCACGGTCACGGGCTACGGGCTTGCCAAGTTCACGTTCCGGGGCAGGAAGGCGATCATGCTCCTCATCGTCGCCACGATGATGATCCCGTTTCAGGTGATCATGATCCCCCTCTACATCATCACCACGAACATGGGGATGCAGAACTCGTACGCTGGCCTGATCGTCCCGTTCTTGGTGAACGCGTTCGGCGTGTTCCTCATGCGCCAGCACCTTCTCACCTTCCCCGATGAGATCCTCGATGCTGCCCGCATCGATGGAGCGAGCGAGGTGCAGATCCTATGGCGCGTCGTGTTCCCCAGCAGCTGGCCAGCGATCGCGACGTTGGCCGTCCTCACCTTCCGCACCCAATGGGATAACCTCATGTGGCCGCTCCTCATCGCCCAGAGCCGCGAGATGCAGACGATCCCGCTCTACATCACGCTGTTCGCTGAGGAGAAGTTCACCGATGAGGGGGCGATGATGGCGACCGCGGTCCTTGCCTCCCTGCCCATGGTCGTCCTCTTCCTGGGGTTGTCGCGGTACTTCGTGGGGGGAGCGCGCCTCTTCTCCGCGCAGAAGGGGTAA
- a CDS encoding HAD family hydrolase: protein MRLVISDLGGVVVDNADSVPAIAAELGMPAEAFRALMGEDTRLLMEGTITPLEFWSRFRDRTGREVGEDLWEREFRPRTNPAVLTLLTRVRRRARVVAGTNTMEPHWPALQRLGLLAAFDAVYASHRMGLVKPDPRFYGRILAEERCPPAEALFFDDVLENVAGAREAGITAWQFRDPGSLESALRSCGLLNGRP from the coding sequence GTGAGGCTCGTGATCTCCGATCTGGGCGGCGTGGTGGTGGACAACGCGGATTCGGTGCCGGCCATCGCGGCGGAACTGGGGATGCCCGCGGAGGCCTTCCGCGCCCTCATGGGTGAGGACACGCGGCTTCTCATGGAGGGGACGATCACCCCCCTGGAGTTCTGGTCCAGATTCCGCGACCGGACGGGGCGGGAGGTTGGGGAGGACCTCTGGGAGAGGGAGTTCCGGCCGCGGACGAACCCCGCCGTCCTCACCCTGCTCACTCGGGTCCGGCGCCGGGCTCGGGTCGTGGCGGGGACGAATACGATGGAGCCCCACTGGCCTGCGCTCCAGAGGCTGGGCCTCCTCGCTGCATTCGATGCCGTGTACGCGTCCCACCGGATGGGCCTTGTGAAGCCCGATCCGCGGTTCTACGGGCGGATCCTCGCCGAGGAGAGGTGCCCTCCGGCGGAGGCGTTGTTCTTCGACGATGTCCTGGAGAACGTCGCGGGGGCGCGCGAGGCCGGGATCACCGCGTGGCAGTTCCGCGATCCAGGCAGCCTGGAGTCTGCCCTCCGCTCGTGCGGGCTCCTCAACGGCCGACCGTAG
- a CDS encoding Mth938-like domain-containing protein, which translates to MRLANYHFGRIEADGVVYKHDLVVTPTEIRDWRRREGHRVYPEDLEPALAASPQTIVIGTGFSGLLQVTTDAMRVLKGRAIELVAEKTAEAVEAFNDLSRSQRVCALLHLTC; encoded by the coding sequence ATGCGACTGGCGAACTACCACTTCGGGCGCATCGAGGCGGACGGGGTCGTCTACAAACACGACCTCGTCGTCACCCCGACCGAGATCCGCGACTGGCGCCGCCGGGAGGGCCACCGCGTGTACCCGGAGGACCTCGAACCCGCCCTTGCCGCCTCGCCCCAGACGATCGTCATCGGCACGGGGTTCTCCGGGCTCCTCCAGGTGACCACTGATGCGATGCGCGTCCTTAAAGGGAGGGCGATCGAGCTCGTCGCCGAGAAAACGGCCGAGGCGGTGGAGGCGTTCAACGACCTCTCCCGCTCGCAGCGGGTGTGCGCCCTCCTCCATCTCACCTGCTAG
- the ispD gene encoding 2-C-methyl-D-erythritol 4-phosphate cytidylyltransferase, whose translation MSASAVILAAGAGTRFGGAGNKVWALLAGQPLLWHGLAAFAACGAVDEIVVVIRSGDEERLASLPQVGLPLHGVVGGERRADSAWAGLSRAGGEYVLVHDGARPLVTPSLIQRVLAATRYHGAAVPVLPVADTVRRARDQFLKSETLDRRDWVLIQTPQGFRRDLLLTAYAEAHHHGRELPDDAAAVLSLGHPVATVPGDPANLKVTRPEDLTLAKRILAGSTP comes from the coding sequence GTGAGCGCCTCGGCGGTGATCCTCGCCGCCGGTGCGGGGACGCGGTTCGGCGGTGCGGGGAACAAGGTGTGGGCCCTCCTCGCGGGGCAGCCCCTCCTCTGGCACGGGCTCGCGGCCTTCGCGGCCTGCGGGGCAGTGGACGAGATCGTCGTCGTGATCCGCAGTGGGGATGAAGAGCGCCTGGCCTCCCTCCCTCAAGTGGGCCTCCCCCTTCACGGGGTCGTGGGGGGAGAACGCCGGGCCGACTCGGCGTGGGCAGGCCTGTCCCGCGCGGGGGGGGAGTACGTCCTCGTTCACGATGGGGCCCGCCCCCTTGTGACGCCCAGCCTCATCCAGCGGGTCCTCGCGGCCACGCGGTACCATGGGGCGGCCGTGCCCGTCCTCCCCGTGGCCGACACCGTGCGCCGGGCACGCGACCAGTTCCTCAAGAGCGAGACCCTGGACCGGCGGGACTGGGTCCTCATCCAGACCCCGCAGGGGTTCCGCCGGGACCTCCTCCTCACGGCCTACGCGGAGGCGCACCACCACGGCCGCGAGCTCCCCGACGACGCGGCCGCCGTCCTCTCCCTCGGCCACCCCGTGGCGACCGTCCCCGGCGACCCGGCGAACCTGAAGGTGACCCGCCCCGAAGACCTGACCCTCGCCAAGCGGATCCTCGCCGGCTCTACCCCCTAA
- a CDS encoding TolB family protein codes for MVRITFKGLILAVLGLIVTGCSFFGGEEQPVDFWQPALSPDGTTLAYIAKGEKSYNLFALDLATGQERLVLALERDIVYPSWSPDGERIAFMYVQDENNWDIFTVEVATGTVFRVTSDAATDANPVWTAVGPILFNSDRGGQWGAYTINPDGTGLRKLSFDRPAEG; via the coding sequence GTGGTACGCATTACGTTCAAGGGGTTGATCCTCGCAGTGCTGGGTCTGATCGTGACTGGCTGCTCGTTCTTCGGCGGCGAGGAGCAGCCGGTGGACTTCTGGCAGCCCGCTCTCTCGCCGGACGGGACGACCCTCGCCTACATCGCCAAGGGCGAGAAGAGCTACAACCTGTTCGCCCTCGACCTGGCAACGGGACAAGAACGGCTCGTCCTCGCGCTGGAGCGCGACATCGTCTATCCGAGCTGGTCCCCAGATGGGGAACGGATCGCGTTCATGTACGTCCAGGATGAGAACAACTGGGACATCTTCACGGTAGAAGTGGCGACAGGGACCGTGTTCCGGGTGACGTCGGACGCGGCCACCGATGCCAACCCGGTCTGGACCGCGGTCGGGCCGATCCTGTTCAACTCCGACCGGGGAGGGCAGTGGGGCGCGTACACGATCAACCCCGACGGGACAGGCCTCAGGAAGCTGTCGTTCGACCGGCCGGCAGAGGGGTAA
- the prmC gene encoding peptide chain release factor N(5)-glutamine methyltransferase: MAPSTVQTRETVVRGSQELAAAGVLAAPREARRLFALAAGSPLDLAGTAVPPSVGRRYRMLVAARARRVPFPLLEGETGFLDFDVAVRPGVFIPRPETEELAERAIVVLRSLLPHPRALDLGTGTGALAVALARARDDGQVLAVDVSPRALACARRNVRAHRLEARVEIRRSDWFSCVREAFHLIVANPPYVARCEFPSLEPEVRLYEPRRALDGGVDGLDALRVILSRAPHHLLPGGTILVEIGARQGPAALAIARRVPGLREARVERDQSGKERFLIARCV, translated from the coding sequence GTGGCTCCAAGTACGGTTCAGACGAGGGAGACAGTGGTGCGCGGCTCCCAGGAGCTCGCCGCGGCGGGGGTCCTCGCCGCGCCCCGCGAGGCACGGCGGCTCTTCGCGCTTGCCGCGGGTTCCCCCCTAGACCTAGCGGGGACGGCGGTCCCTCCTTCGGTTGGCCGAAGGTATCGGATGCTCGTCGCCGCTCGGGCGAGGCGGGTTCCGTTCCCACTCCTCGAGGGGGAGACCGGGTTCCTCGACTTCGACGTCGCCGTCCGGCCCGGGGTGTTCATCCCCCGTCCGGAGACGGAGGAGCTCGCCGAGCGGGCGATTGTGGTCCTCCGCTCCCTCCTTCCCCACCCCCGCGCCCTCGACCTGGGGACGGGGACAGGGGCCCTCGCCGTGGCCCTCGCGCGGGCGCGGGACGATGGACAGGTGCTCGCCGTGGACGTGAGTCCGCGCGCTCTGGCCTGTGCACGACGGAACGTGAGGGCCCATCGCCTGGAGGCGCGGGTGGAGATCCGGCGATCGGACTGGTTCTCCTGTGTCCGGGAGGCGTTCCACCTCATCGTGGCCAATCCCCCCTATGTGGCTCGGTGTGAATTCCCGTCCCTCGAACCGGAGGTGCGCCTCTACGAGCCCCGTCGCGCCCTCGACGGGGGGGTGGACGGCCTGGACGCGCTGCGGGTCATCCTCAGTCGGGCCCCGCACCACCTCCTTCCTGGGGGAACGATCCTCGTCGAGATCGGGGCCCGTCAAGGGCCCGCTGCCCTCGCGATCGCCCGCCGCGTGCCCGGCCTCAGGGAGGCACGGGTGGAACGCGACCAGAGCGGCAAGGAACGGTTCCTCATCGCGCGATGCGTATAG